The DNA sequence GTACAAAACTGCAGCATACATCAATTGAAAATGAGACAATTAGCATATAGTAACGACATGTGATTGTACCAGGAAGAAAATATGAATGTTTTCAAGATACTGATTCCTAATACTGATTTGTGTATTTCATTACCGTGTTGACTTTTCACACCTGACAGCAAATAATTGGAGGGCAAACTCAAAGAAAAAGTCATTCACACACTTTTACAAAAGAAAGGTTTTAATACTATAAGCAAAATCATAACTGTAACATCGTCATCATCAATTATTGTCACCAACATTTGGAAATAAATTATTTTATCAGAGACCCATAAGGAACTGAGGAAGATGCAGCGTGTGTAACGTCCTTGGCTGTCCTCCTCAAACACAACGGCAGACAACATGGACCATGAAATGGTATGACaggatcgtgtgtgtgtgcgtgcgtgcgtgtgtgttcacTGTTTGGCTTATGATGTGGATCCCACAGTAAACCCTACTATTCACGACTGACAGGATCTTAAGGAGGTAAGTGATCAACTCATTCCAACATATTTAAACAAACCAAGGTACGTCCTTGAACAAATTGAGAGAGACAAATTGAGCTCATTCATAGTGTACAAGAGTCATGCAGAGTGATGCCCTGGAAGATCACTGTTCACAGGACTTTTGTCAGGTCCCACCTCTCTGACACatataaatacaaaaatagatctaaaaaaaagtcaaattaaacacggtgtgtgtgtgacagttgtCGGTGTGGGAAGACTGGGTGTGGCCTGGGGCgtggaggagagaggttagagtGTATCACTGGCATTCTGTCCAATCACAACGCTTCAAGCCTGGGCTGTGTGAGGTCATAAGAGTTATGGAGGTTAAGGTGACCCAGGCAGATCGGGAGCTGTGTGTCTGACCTGTGTCCTTCCGTCTTTCCGTTTGGTTGGCCAGTAGgccaggtgggagagagaggcaagTTGGCTGGTCAGTGGTCCGTGTGGGGTGTTCCTCTATGCTCCTAGAGGGGGCTCTATCCTGGGAGTCAGACAGCTCACTGTCACCATAGAGTATGTAGAGGGGCTGAGGACGCTCGCCTCTTCCACCCTGAAGTGGGTTTGGCTCACACTCAGGGAcccagtgtggtgtgtgtctttgtctacGTCTGAGATGGAATGTAAGTATGTTATTGATGGTATAAGAGGGGCCAGCGGTGGTATGTTGAGGGAAGGGTATGCATGTTGCAGACAATggcttgagtgggttgagtgacTGTGGAAGTCAGTGTCTTACGGCGGGAATGTAAACATTTGGACTTGCGCCATGCTGTCGTAGTTAGCGTGTGGCGGGTGTGTGAGCCCCCATCTCCCCCAGGAtggcccctctctcccctctcctctctccttcacacccTTCCTTCTCAGTTAGTGGGCGTGTATGTCCAGGCCCTGGCCTATGAGGGGATCGGCGGGGTGGGGGTGGGGCGGCGGGTGCAGCAGCATGGCGGGGTGGGGGCCGGGGTAGGGGTGCAGGGACGGGCCGGCGTGGGGGTAGCCAGACTGGGACAGCAGGGCCCCGGGGTACTCTCCGGGAAGAGACGGCATCCCCTGAAGACctgtggagaaggagagatattAGGAGGTACTGTACAACAACATACCACATGCACTAGGGTCATGTTCAGTCTGGCACACCATAGCAAAACCTTTTCAAATGGGAAAATGGAAaagagcatttcttattggagtTCTGGTACTGCCTCCCtgcttcagtctgttttcttctctttgttgcctaatgaacatgacccagtcgTCCTTATCTCTGTCTCTTACCTGCTGCCCTGAGACCCAGGTGGGCTTGGCTGTCCAGTCCGTAGCCCCCCAGTGCTGCTCCCTCTGGGCTGTAAGGACCACCTTGACCTGGTcaaccaaacacacacgcacatcatTCACCTAACCTGACTGTGCATATCGATCAGCTACACACATATGCATTCAAAATACACACCTATAGCATCAATACAACCTAGGAATGTATAGATACACCAGTAACAATACATTAGAGGAGGGAATACAGTGGTAATTATTACCTGAGCGATTTGACTGGTCAATCATGGGCTGTACTATTCTCCGTCTTGCATTGATAAACCTGAAGAGGAAGGAGGGGATATGAAACAGAGGGAGAATAGGAGCGGAGAACACAAAGAGGAGGAGAATTGAATGGAAGGAGAGTCAGTTAATGGAGAAAAGGACTAACTCTGGGAAGATTAACCTTTCACTTTTACAACCACTTAACCCCTTCATGGTTCACCGTCAATCCACATTAGGACAGAGGGAGTATGGATCTCTGGGTGATAATGGATTGATCAGTATTGATGGGGTCAGCGGAGGTCATGCTAAGGTCCAGGTCGACGAgggacacagtacagtagtaaaACACAGAGCTGATCATTGGTTATTGATCAGGGGGGTACTGACCAGTTGTTGACCTGCAGGATGGTCAGGCCTGTGTCCTGTGCCAGCTGCTTCTTCTGTTCCTCTGAGGGGTATGGGTGCTGGGAAGGGACATTCAGAACAAGGGCATTATGTATTTGCCAAACTGGTTGAGATTCAGCAAGAGCATGTCTAGCCTTTGCTTTTGGCATAGATTATTATTGCATAAAATCATCAAATGTATCATTTTGGCTCACTCATACGCCACACACAAATGGCTCCAGAAGTATCTATGTAGAATTAAAAACCCAAAGCATGTAAATAAGGGAGTTCTACAACCGTTAGATGAATACTAATGACTGACATTACATCTGAATTCATATCTCCAATATAACTTCTAAATATCAGAATGACTTcaattgttctctctctgttcagaaCTATTTAATATTGAACCTCTTATTCACACATTATCTCTGTCATTCCATTTTCAACTAATTTATTTGCATTATGTGAACGatatccccttcctcctctccctcgttCCTCTCCTCTCGGCTCccctctgcttttctctgctTCTATCTGTCATTCTTCTCTCACTAttctttctactgtctctcttttctcaccgATAAATGCTGGAAGAGCCATGCCCTCATGATGTTGGTTGCCAGTTTGGGGAAAATGCCCCTCTTCTTGTTGTTCCTTCTGTCTCGGTCCGTATCGTCCTCCTCTCCCGTACTGGGGGAGGCCACGCCCCCATCCAAACCATCCCCTGCCAGAGGACAATAGAGATATGGCattacgtgcgtgcgtgcgttaaCATGTCCAACTGATGTCAGGTTTATTTGCGTATGTCGATTATGTTGTTAGCATGAGTGTTTGAAAAgacaagtgtgtgtttgtgcaggcgTGTGTATGAGTTAGTGTGTTAGAGGTACCCGTATCGCTGCAGTTGTCTGTGCTGTGTGAAGGCAGGCCACACGACATGCCAGGGGTCCCTAGCGGAGTGGATGCACAGTCATCTGGATCCCGCAACCACGACTGATTCTACAGAGAGCgcgggaaggaaagagagagaaacatattGAGATGAACAGGAGAATGAAGACGGTCCGCACTCAGTACTTGTAGTCAAAGAAAGCAACATTTATTCCCTCTTTAGGGACAAGTGTTTTGCCCGACAGGGCTTCATCAGTGTCTTTTTCAGAgtcatattgagagagagatatagtgtgAAATATGCTAGCCAATCGTCATTCAAGTGTCACCTACCTGTTCTGACAGACTAGTGCAGGAGCCAGTGAAATCCTCCACGTCGGACTTGGGCCCACCCTCCTTGTCATCCAGAATCAGGTCTGTGGGCATCTTGCCCTTCAGGCAGGTGATGTAGCGATTGCAGAAGTTATCACACAGGTCATGAACCTGGAGAATAGAAGACGAGGAAGAGGGAGAACAGGTGGTGTCAGGAAATAGTATAGTACTGTGTGGTTTAGGTGTGTGACGGCTGATCATACCTGGTTGGCCTGCAGTCAGCAGTCACTAGTCTGAATCGTAAAGGgtaagaggagagacagagagagggagagagggagagggagagagagagagagagagagagatacagagagagatacagagagagattcagagagagatacagacagagatacagacagagagagatacagagagagagagagagacagagagagagagagagaaagagtcagagagagagagagtcagagagagagagaaaacgagagcgagagagagacagaaagagagacagagacagagcgagagagagagacaatatattTTAGATGAGTGAAGAAGTACACCTTTTCCAGCTCCAACAGGTGGAAACGTAGTACCTGGATGGCCTGGATCATCTGAGGAGAAGAACAGATTGGTAGCTGTTACTATGACTGAAAAACATGTGTATGAGTTATTCTTAATCAATTTCTAAGTTACTGTGCGTCGCTACATGTACGCAATAAGCATTTATTAAAGTATACACGTGCATTTATTTTCATACCAGGTTGTCCAGTTCAGGATTTGTAGAAAAAATGGGCTTCTCTGAGCGAATCTGAATTACACAAGGAAAGACGTACAAGGTCATTTGGATAATGGTTGGAGCTCGGAGCTTACCATTTCCCCTGTACCCTGTAAttacacctgcaaccctgtacatgtgactattaaacttcTAATCTAAAATCTAATCTAATCATGAATCCTTGTCACTACgacacatcacacatacagtacacagctGTTCTCTGATTGGCTCATGGAGATGTAACTCACCTGTTTGGCGAAGGCTGCGATGTCATCGTTGAAGGAGTCTGAGGAGCATACATCACTGTGATTGGTCAGGCCTTGGAGGTGGGGAGGGACAGAGTGGGATGTGACGTCCCGCGGGGAGCAGGTGGCCAGCTCACACTTCTCAAACACCAGGGCCAGCAATGGAAACAGGGGATGACTgtgcacacagaacacacacagttaacatagccacacacacacacacacacacacacacactctctctctcgctgtcctcacacacatgcatgtacacaatacacacacacacatcgaagAAAATGTATATAGGCACAGAgcacactgacagtaaatatacATATGCATACTGTTAGAACGAACAAGAAATCTAACAAACACAAACTGCAGTGAAATAGTTATTTTCTGCTCACCCATAGATCTGGTCCCTGTGGTGTTTGAGGGAATCTGGGACAGTGTGGCCATAGTGAGGGGGGTGCAGTGACCTCATGACCTCTCCATACCCCCCCACGGGCATGCCCTCTGACCCTGAGTAGTGCACCAGGTCTTCATACTGAGGAACAGGGGGGAGAGACGTAACATATTGAACATGTGTGTTGGGGTGTATTTTAATCATCTGCACTTTgttgtggagaagagagagagagagtgtgtgtgtgtgtgtgtgtgtgtgtgtgtgtgtgtgtgtgtgtgtgtgtgtgtgtgtgtgtgtgtgtgtgtgtgtgtgtgtgtgtgtgtgtgtgtgtgtgtgtgtgtgtgtgtgtgtgtgtgtgtgtgtgtgtgtgtgtgtgtgtgtgtgtgtgtgtgtgtgtgcgcgcgcgtgttcGTAAGAgcaagaatgaaagaaagagagagagagagaaattaggaGATGTGGCCCCCTGTGAATATGGAAGCAGATCACTTCGAAGCTGTAGCTAATTTTCTGACTAGAGGCTCCTTGCTGAGCAGTTTTTCGGAGGGAAAAGCAACATCCACACTGGGACAATTGACATGagttaaacaaacacacagagattCATACATAAACATGAGCCTatgctctctatctctcacacactctgtcagtctcatatctctctctcaacctcacaGAGCTGATGTGTGTTAAACTGCAGCTGACTTCAGTCTCCAAGGCTTTTCTCCTGTCATCAAAAGCCAGCGGTTTTCTCCTGGATTAAAGTATGGCCAATCATAGTCCCATATGGCTGCGTGATCACAGCGTGCACCTGCTCTGCGGTTTTTGTGGGGCCACCTTTTATTTCATGGATACTCGCTATTAACGCAATCGCCAATATCAGATTCCGCGCCTTTCTTTACACGAGCTCTCCGATTACAATGCGACTGTAGCCGCTGTGCGTCAACCGATCAAAGCATCGAAATCAACATGACGAATTCTTCAAATTGTCCCAAAAGGCATGAGGCTGAGCTTCAAATGTGAGAAACACTTACAATGTTCATACGATTATAATTAACTGCAATCCTCGTATTTATCATGATAgctcaaagagagagaatatatacgCATAAGCTATATCATGTTTTGATATATCACTAATttgaacatgtttttttttaccacatAGGCTATTACAAATATTAGAAATATTAATGCTAACAATTAACCACAGACCAGTGGATGGAGACATGCGCATCCTTCATATTTAAAGGCGCATCCTTCATATTGTTCTTGCAGTTGTTTTACTTAATAAATCAGATAGAAGAAACTATTCAAAGTCTTGTTTGAACTTGCAATGTGCAATATACTCAATACGTACAAATCACTTTTCACCAGATTGCCTGTTGGCAAAAACAAAGTTTGCAAACATTCGCCTTTAAGCCTGTATTTCCAAAGCCATTCAACAGTTTCACTATTCTCAAGGAGAAAATATGTTTTTGTCCAACATTTTGTCAGACAAATGCAATGTATTTTTTTCGAGTAGCCTATGTTCAAAATAAAAAGCAACAATGGGTGGGCCTACGTAAATGTACATTTGTATCCTACGTTGTCCCAACACCCCGCTTATTCCAATGAAAAATGATAAGAGTTTGTGACAATAGTTTTATATTTAGTATACATGTAGGCCTAATACACGTAGAAAGTCTATGCAAAAACAGAAAGCTCTACAGGTTTCCAAACGGATCTATTTTCTTTCCGTTGAAGGTAGCCTAATAGCAATATGCTCGAATGACAGGCAAGTGCCAACAATTGTAAACAGTGGGATAAACTGTATATTTTACAGTACATGGCACAACATATATAATTTTATCAAATTCACTTCCCTTTGGTGCATATAACCAGAATTGGGCTAATTATGGATAATTGACTGATACACTTTCTTGACCTTGTTTCAGTGAACTAAAGTAGCCTATGTCTGAATTGTAATCGAATTTGACAAATAAAGTACCCGTTTTGTTGACTTTAATTAGCGCAAATTACGAAATTCTTAACAGGATTAGACTAATATAACGaaaatcaaatgtaaaatatCAATTAAAAGCGAGTGCGTAATTGTCATCTGTGGGCCTGATTACAGAAAAGCCGAAAAATCCTATCCTGAAATGCTACTTTGATTTGCACGACCCGAAGCTGTTGACACTCAGGCTATATGACATATCAAAAATGTCTTTCCTTACTCAACTGCAAGCCGAACGTGTTATTACAACACAGATAACAAATAGCCTAAATTTCATCTGACCTATTACCTTTTTTTCCGTTTTAATTAAACAACAAGAGAGATACAGAAAAGTGCAATAGTTCACTGCGTGGGAGTTTGACAAGTTACTCTTAAAATGTGGTAGATATTCAGCAggttattggtgtgtgtgtgtgatacaatGTCATGAGTAGCCTACTATGGCAATTATCTTTAGGAATAGGAAAGAGTAGCTCAGTGCACATAGCAACGGGATCCGCGAGCCGCCGACTCACGAGAGCAAAAGAGTTGACCCACTTAGCGACTTGGTCTGCCTcacctgtctctcttcttcctcgACCTCCTCACTACACATCATGCTGATATGGACATATCATGTCTTTCCACTTTCACAACCACTTTTATTAGTCCAAGAATCGACTATTCATTCCAGCAggaaacacacatttctcagttttaaatatactgtatttcaaatATTACACTAGACATATTGAAACCCAGATAAACGTTTATGGTTATCAATAGAGTTTGTACACCCTATATAAGAGCTATATagtccataagactcctgaacatctaatcaaattgctacccagactatttgcattgcccccctcctcctcttttatacagctgctactctgttgttatcatctatacatagtcactttaataactctacctacatgtacatattaccttaataactaaccggtgccccctcacataaactctgtaccggtacccccctgtgtatagtctcgctattgttattttactgctgctctttaattgttacttttatttcttattcttactcGTATTTTTttaaacggcattgttggttaggggctcgtaagtatgcttttcactgtaaggtgaaatgtacctgttgtattcgcgcATGTGACtcatgcaatttgatttgatttgattatatgtTTATAGTCCTAAAGCCCTTGTAAAACAATGAGAATAGTATCATTCTGACAGTTGTTCACTTACACGTGACCCTATATTGAAAGATAAAGAAAAGTTAACAGCTCATTTATAAGCAAGATAATATATGAAATGTATAGGCCACTATGTAGCCTATATGAAATGTATAGGCCACTATGTAGCCTATATGAAATGTATAGGCCACTATGTAGCCTATATGAAATGTATAGGCTATTTCCACATTTCAAACTAGGCTACTTGACATTATATCAACACGACCCTAATCGTTTAGGTCAGGTCAGTCTATTTAGGAATATTTAGAGCATGCACAATTATGTCAATAAGGTTATTCCTTATTACATTGATGTGAACTCCTTGACATATTGCTGCTGCCTTCATTGGCCCTGTATAGCTGGGAGATGTGGCCTACgcgagggaggacagggagagagtctAGACAGGCAGCGAGGGGCGCTACGTCAAAGCGTAAGGACCGAGCATAGAGGCAAAATGCTACATAACAACCAAACTAGCAAGATTATTATCTGGAGAGAATGATACAGACTACCGTGATACTACAAATGATGAGTGAGTGTAAAGGATGCAGTAGAATAGAGTAAACAGCCATCCTACCCTCTTATCCATGCGACACGGAAGCCAATCCTACTCCGGGAAGGATGAGACCAGACCCGCTGTCCAGCGCAGGCGTTCTGCCTCCTGTATCCAGATGATCTGATGAAAATAATGCGCTCTTTAATAAACTAATAGAGGTGGAATTATAACAGTTGAAGCATCAAACACTGAAGTCTCATCATTATTTACAAGGAGGTTGGTTAGAAATAATGAACAGCTGAACCAGTGTATACCATAATTAGGCTACACCAATAGCCGAGGCTACTATGGGCTACAATAGGCTACATATATTTCCGAAGTAAATCGAATCGTTACTTTTATTGCAAGCAAGCAGCTTTATGATCCAAACTTAGAGGTCCACGACCATAAAAGCGATGTGTATTTAATATATGTCACTAATAAGAATACATCAACCATTAGGCTGTTACATGCAGGCATCAAATAttacagaaatacaaaacactattTTAGAAAAATATGATTCCATAAAATATCCCACCGAAACCTAGATTTGACGTATAGGCTATAGTCACTCTCAGGCCGTGCTCGAGATATCCTGCATGGGCTTCGGTTTCGAGAGCGTTGTGGTAGGTCCGCACGTTATGTTTTTGGGTCCGGCTCGCAGGCGAGATGCTTGGCGAGGAGAAGTAGCGTCCTTTTTGGCCGTTCTCGCTGTCCATGGACTGTCGCGGCAGGCTGGAAAATGTCACAGCGACTTGAGTGATGTTGCTTTAAACATTGAGATAGGCAGAGACTATGTGGGGAGAGATGGTGGTCGGGAGTTGTTTGGGGGGGTCAAAACACGACGTGGTTTCTCACCCCCACCTTCTTTTCACACACACTCGCGCATTACAAACGCAGGATCCCCTCGTTTTATTCCAATGACACGCACTACACTCACGTAGCATGCATTTGCACAGTTTATTCGCTCCCGTTCACGGTTGCTGAGCCATGACAAGATAATGTCTGATAACTCGAAGATGTGTAGTCGAACACAGACTTTTCTTCATATTCCATAATCTGCAGGATAGTGAGCGCATTTATTAATGAGCACCATACAACCGTTATTGGTATTGGAAATAAGGTTCATATTGTTTCCAACACTTGCCTCAAGCATCTGGGGTATCCCAACTCTCAGTGACTGCATTTGTTGTTTTTAGTAGCATGTCAAAGTAAGTAAAATTCACATAAAATGCTGATGATTCTTTCTGATAGGCTATTGACATGTTGGTTATTGGCCGCACAATTCAGGATTCAGATACATTTCTGTATAGCCAGGTTAATTTAACAACCCTGGAACAACCCACCACAGTGCATATGGTAACATATACAGTAAGTAATTATAGACGAGGCTATTAAATGTCTCAGACATTGGTTCTACGCAAGATAGCCTATAGTTTTACGCAAGATAACATTGTTTTAGGATGGCAAATCAGGTCATAAATCATTTTCAGTAGGGAAGACCTATGACAACACATTTATTGGCTGATAATGACTATAgtagtgttttttgtttttgttgactTAATGTAATAGATCTTTGTTacattgtgttattgtttttaccaTCGAGGACCACTTTTGGAAACAAGCGTTTTAATTAATACTttcaagtgatatcctctgggtccaCATTGTACATGTTGTTGTATATGTATGTTCCCCAAAAtaaaatcaattcaattcaattctccATTAAACTGGCCAAATGTCCCCACTTTGCTTGTAACAGCTGGCCATTTTATTGATCTGAAGATGTGTAAAAACCAGGCTTCCTTTCGTCTCATTCTAACTTGAGGGAAAACTTTCACAGCTTTCACAACCTCGTCTTGTGTTGTAAATTACTCTTAAGTAACATAATAATTATTCAAAACGgttctctttcccctctcacGCGGCGAGGAACCAACAGGCGGCCGAACTTCAATCGGCAGCGCGGTTGCGGCCACATGGGCCGGGGCAAGTCTTCACCGCGGGCGGCGTCGGGCGTGATTTGCTGTGCAGCCTTTGAGCGCCGTAACATCAACGAACCTGTGGCCTTTTAACACGGCGGGAGGTTAATTCCTATGACGATGATCATAGCCTTTAGACCCCTCTAACATCGAATCCATAGCATCAATGAAAAATGTGAACGGACAGGAAAATAGACCGCCTAATAGGATATTTCTAATTGATTAACTGATTAATTGATACATCCAGTTGCAGTCctattctgattgttttatgtttggatttttttctttATGACCTTATCTTTGTCAGTCCAACATCCAAGCCATATTATTGTGCAAGATCCAAACATCTTGATGAGGTTGCGGGTGTTGTAGGGATGCACCACTATCCTTCGGGAAGCACACCCTTATGCGTCAATGAAGTCCATGTCATCCCATTTCTGACACCAATGCAGTGACTTTAGAGGTAAAGCCTCAGGACTTAAACAGGGAATCTGCAGTTTAAACAACAACAAAGCGACCACCCTGCCACTGATTTGGTCTACAGCTGAGAAATGGGGCTAAAGAAATGTAGCCACTCTTAATTTCATAGATAAAGCTATGGATgctaaggactgaccatccatgagaacTAAATGATCGTTTTAGCCATGTTTTGAGGCgaaacagtgtttgtttacaattatatTGTTTACAGATATTTGGGGTTCTGTTGGGGTGCAACCGTTGAACTCAGGCCATGAGGCAAGTATAAGATATTCTTCAATCGTCAATGGTAGCCtatatataattaatttaaaGGTCCAAAAATTGATGTAGCCAAGTTGCAGATTGTCCATTTATACCCTCAACCTAGCATCTCTCAAACCTTGTTCACactggcagtttgaagtgactcaaatcctattttttttgcatatctgatgaaatctgttatttttcctgcagtctgaacagccaaaaagcacatggatTCTGATATTTCAATACACATGACAAACAACCTTCGTAGGTAGTTTGTAATCAGgtacaaatctgattcctggccatgtgaCTTGTGTCTGAACAGTCAAATCTGATATATTTGCCCTCAAGAGGTTTTTAGACTGCTATCTTGCATATtttgttgcttgctagctactctgtcGACTGTTTGGACAAGAACACTTGGTaccttgttaattgtttacaaacaaatgagtTAATGTGCTAGAAAgttaaacagctacctagctagctagttggctgctGTGGCTAGCCACAAAACAACTAATTGGATTGtcttatcctttgaggctttaaaatgtgttcttacactatgattttgaacatgCAAAGCAACAGGGAAACGTCCAAGGAcaggcattgttgtcaccttagcttgctacataacttctgagtgataggaagcagGAGCACCACCACCAATCGGCCTACACCACTGCGCATACAACCGCCATTACTATGACAACCAgtgtagccatgtcagcaaatgactgctatctgaacacacacacatccgatttgatcacttgtaacttgctgtttggacagtcactattccaaaacggatttgaaaaacaaaactgatttgagtgtcaaggcctgcagtgtgaacaaagCTTAAGTCCAACCAACTTATACAATTCAGGCAAGAGGTCAGAATCTTTTGACAAGGACGCTGGTGTACTAAGGACGtcacactatatacacaatatTTTCAGTGTATGGAGAGGATGTTAGAAGGAATAGTTCTGAGTAGCCTATATGGCAAGGCTGCTGCAGTTGTTTGTCAGGCCCTGTCAGGGTTGGAGCGGCTGctgctgtgcatgtgtgtgtgtgtgtgtggggggcaatgCCAAGGTGCTCGTGAATCAAAGCATTGCTTACTGCAGGCATTGCCCAAGGCTAAAGAGCAGAGAGTGGCTGAGCAGGAAACAACAACAGGAGATAATGAAAAAGGTGGACaggtttaactatacttgtggggagctagggttaggcttagggttaataggattttgaatgggactgaattgtgtgtccccacaaggtccGTTATACAAGACTCCGTTATACaagactgcctgtgtgtgtgtgtgtgtgtgtgtgtgtgtgtgtgtgtctgtgtgcgtgtgtgtgtgtgtgtctgtgtgtatgtgtaccggTTTGCCTGTCAATGTGCATCTGTTTGTCTATTTTTGTGATTTGAGAATTGTTTCTTAACCAAATGTTGACATGCTCAACATGATCGAATGGCTTTTTAGGGACATTGTGCAAACTCTCCGCCCCTACTGGACCGGTACATCAGCCAGCCCATAGAGAGATATCCTCGTCCACAATCTactgtgtattcactaggaaccaaacggaagcaaacagggAGGGAataacctgaacttgtccaataagaatctCTTGTTTTCGATGCAAAACCTTTTCTGTTACAAAACATTTCGCTAAAGTCTACTGcaatgtgcactaatgaatacactccTACTGTATCCAAAGGCAGAAACTCTCAGCATCTCCTCATTATCAACACTAGGCCTATCTCTAGCTggactctctccctctacattcATGGCAATACAAAACTTCTGTGGTCCATATAGTCATGATTTATACTGCGTAGCCTTCACTTtgagtgtttatatatatattatcattGCTTCTAGATCACGTAGATAGCACAGGTGCACATATATACATTAGGAAATATCAGATGTGTAGTGATCTAGTCGTTTGTGAACATGACAACATAGACCATGGATGTGCAACTGACGGTGACCCCCCTTTTGTAGGTCTGCAGATTTAGAAGAAATTACT is a window from the Oncorhynchus tshawytscha isolate Ot180627B linkage group LG14, Otsh_v2.0, whole genome shotgun sequence genome containing:
- the LOC112266868 gene encoding homeobox protein meis3-like, which produces MDKRYEDLVHYSGSEGMPVGGYGEVMRSLHPPHYGHTVPDSLKHHRDQIYGHPLFPLLALVFEKCELATCSPRDVTSHSVPPHLQGLTNHSDVCSSDSFNDDIAAFAKQIRSEKPIFSTNPELDNLMIQAIQVLRFHLLELEKVHDLCDNFCNRYITCLKGKMPTDLILDDKEGGPKSDVEDFTGSCTSLSEQNQSWLRDPDDCASTPLGTPGMSCGLPSHSTDNCSDTGDGLDGGVASPSTGEEDDTDRDRRNNKKRGIFPKLATNIMRAWLFQHLSHPYPSEEQKKQLAQDTGLTILQVNNWFINARRRIVQPMIDQSNRSGQGGPYSPEGAALGGYGLDSQAHLGLRAAGLQGMPSLPGEYPGALLSQSGYPHAGPSLHPYPGPHPAMLLHPPPHPHPADPLIGQGLDIHAH